From Alphaproteobacteria bacterium, a single genomic window includes:
- a CDS encoding AAA family ATPase — MSVNKAKPQFTGLRGIFWPIHGFEVKKFLPMAFMMFCALYNYTVLRNSKDAIVMHELGDAAAINICKLLITLPLATLFFILYSKMSNALSRQRLFYTCTMIFVVFISVWGFLLYPFRDSLMADTETLRSIGQTVPPLYWVVITFGKWFYALYYAMAELWGSVVVSLLFWQFANQITRVSEATRYYAMFGLIGNFGNMLAGGVMQWTKPLSKSIHITGYNAGDIHTLMNLIPVIMFAFVFMYLYRFTNTSVMSDPRLYDPSDIKPKKKKEKMSLGDSMKLILSSKYLMLILILVVGYGVSVNLIEVSWKSRVNLFFPDKASKSSFFGQYAVLNGAVTIIFMLVGQNIVRIWGWFVAAILTPIVIVTTGAIFFTTILAEDLLTWLYTLLAASPLMLSVYVGLFFQVFSKSTKYSLFDATKEMSYIPLSDDLKSKGKAAVDVVGGRLGKSGGALIQSVMIATIAGSALNPYDVIAPYLFIFVIAIMVVWFYAIGKLSIEFKKASEAKENK, encoded by the coding sequence ATGTCAGTTAATAAAGCTAAACCACAATTTACTGGGCTCAGAGGAATTTTCTGGCCAATCCATGGCTTTGAGGTCAAAAAGTTTTTGCCCATGGCTTTTATGATGTTTTGCGCGCTATACAACTACACTGTTTTAAGGAACAGTAAAGATGCAATTGTGATGCACGAGTTGGGTGATGCCGCCGCTATCAACATTTGTAAGCTTCTGATTACGCTGCCCCTGGCAACGTTGTTCTTTATCTTATACTCAAAAATGAGCAATGCTCTGTCACGTCAGCGATTGTTTTACACGTGCACCATGATTTTTGTGGTGTTCATTTCTGTTTGGGGTTTCTTACTCTATCCGTTTAGAGATTCCTTGATGGCGGACACGGAAACATTGCGTAGCATTGGTCAAACGGTTCCACCGCTTTATTGGGTCGTGATTACTTTTGGTAAATGGTTTTATGCTCTTTACTATGCCATGGCTGAACTATGGGGCAGTGTGGTTGTATCCTTGCTATTCTGGCAGTTTGCTAACCAAATCACCCGCGTCAGTGAAGCAACACGTTACTATGCCATGTTTGGCTTGATTGGAAACTTTGGGAATATGTTAGCGGGCGGTGTCATGCAGTGGACAAAACCACTCTCTAAATCTATTCATATTACAGGCTATAATGCAGGGGATATCCATACCTTGATGAACTTAATCCCAGTTATTATGTTTGCTTTTGTGTTTATGTATTTGTACCGCTTCACCAACACATCGGTCATGTCAGATCCACGGTTGTATGACCCAAGCGATATTAAGCCGAAGAAGAAAAAAGAGAAAATGTCGTTAGGTGACAGTATGAAACTTATTTTGTCTTCTAAATACTTGATGTTGATCTTGATTCTTGTGGTTGGATATGGCGTTTCTGTGAACCTGATTGAGGTCAGCTGGAAATCACGGGTGAACCTCTTCTTCCCAGATAAAGCCTCTAAATCGAGCTTCTTTGGACAATATGCCGTATTGAACGGTGCCGTAACCATCATCTTCATGCTTGTGGGACAAAACATCGTCCGAATTTGGGGTTGGTTTGTGGCAGCGATTTTAACGCCAATTGTGATTGTGACGACAGGCGCGATCTTCTTCACAACGATTTTGGCTGAAGACTTATTGACTTGGCTGTACACACTTCTGGCAGCCTCTCCATTGATGCTTTCGGTTTATGTAGGGCTATTCTTCCAAGTGTTCAGTAAATCAACCAAATACTCATTGTTTGATGCCACGAAAGAGATGTCTTACATCCCGCTTTCTGATGATTTGAAATCAAAAGGGAAGGCAGCCGTTGATGTGGTTGGGGGTCGTTTGGGTAAATCTGGTGGTGCTTTGATTCAAAGTGTGATGATTGCCACCATCGCGGGATCAGCTTTGAA